A genomic region of Jaculus jaculus isolate mJacJac1 chromosome 10, mJacJac1.mat.Y.cur, whole genome shotgun sequence contains the following coding sequences:
- the Minar1 gene encoding major intrinsically disordered Notch2-binding receptor 1, producing the protein MEANQETSLFLVKILEELDSKQNTVSYQDLCKSLCARFDLPQLAKLRSVLFYTACLDPNFPATLFKDKMKCSVNNQQSKKIMVAADIVTIFNLIQMNGGTAKEKLPTGCQKVRKKEASFESCRSDTEICSAAECEPLNCELNERPFSRGYPTRQSSKCRKMDRKDCPQFVPASEPNFLLGVSKEVKNRAASLDRLQALSPYTVASPQPCEMQRTYFPMNIENDSISDQDSLPISQGIKETFISSEEPFVVQSCVQKRNIFKEDFHNLMTVSPGLVGPTNKAEGEHREPQSQKSPHKPPFFNHSFEMPYHSQYLNPVYSPVPDKRRAKHESLDDLQASTYFGPTPVMGTQDSRRCPGRPNKQTPWPAKSWSLNTEEVPDFERSFFNRNPSEEKLRYPNSGSQTPNFSAPDRHPAYLVPKDQPQILPVGYAVKPNGLKSKEISSPVDLEKHEAVKKFKDKSIGCTSGQLSSDTSSVGTQTEQHALEHKKCKDLCGSGQGKYSDRHAMKHSDDDSEVVSDDISDIFRFLDDMSISGSTGVIQSSCYNSTGSLSQLHKSDCDSSPEHNLTKISNSVSNSKGDKCNRPETIHHSEEELKTSVCKLVLRIGEIERKLESLSGVREEISQVLGKLNRLDQKMQQPEKVNVQIDLNSLTSEAPSDDSASPRVFRAHSSSQGPKLEGNPEWCCSDASGSNSESLRVKALKKSLFTRPSSRSLTEENSATESKIASISNSPRDWRTITYNNRMGLGEQEIKDAGPGENKDWHRKSKEADRQYDIPPQHRLPKQPKDGFLVEQVFSPHPYPASLKAHMKSNPLYTDMRLTELAEVKRGQPSWTIEDYARNTGDKGKLTALDLQTQESLNPNNLEYWMEDIYTPGYDSLLKRKEAEFRRAKVCKIAALIAAAACTVILVIVVPICTMKS; encoded by the exons ATGGAGGCCAATCAGGAAACTTCTCTCTTCTTGGTGAAGATCTTGGAGGAGCTTGACAGCAAGCAAAATACGGTTTCTTATCAGGACCTGTGCAAATCCCTGTGTGCCCGGTTTGATCTCCCGCAGCTTGCCAAGCTGAGAAGTGTGCTTTTCTACACAGCTTGTCTTGACCCCAACTTTCCAGCCACATTATTCAAAGACAAGATGAAATGCTCTGTAAACAACCAGCAATCAAAGAAAATCATGGTAGCAGCGGATATTGTGACAATCTTCAACTTGATCCAAATGAACGGGGGTACTGCCAAGGAGAAGCTGCCTACAGGCTGCCAGAAGGTTCGCAAGAAAGAGGCATCCTTTGAATCCTGCAGATCAGACACCGAGATCTGCAGTGCGGCAGAATGCGAGCCGCTGAACTGTGAGCTGAATGAGAGGCCCTTCAGTCGAGGCTACCCCACCAGACAGTCATCCAAGTGCCGGAAGATGGACCGGAAGGACTGCCCCCAGTTTGTCCCTGCCTCTGAGCCCAACTTCTTGTTGGGTGTCAGCAAAGAGGTCAAAAATAGAGCAGCTTCCCTGGACAGGTTACAGGCCCTGTCCCCATACACCGTGGCCAGCCCTCAGCCTTGTGAGATGCAGAGGACCTATTTTCCCATGAACATCGAGAACGACTCCATATCAGATCAGGACTCTTTGCCCATCAGCCAAGGCATCAAGGAAACTTTTATCTCCAGTGAGGAGCCATTTGTCGTTCAGTCCTGTGTCCAAAAAAGGAACATCTTCAAAGAAGATTTCCACAACCTCATGACTGTGTCCCCCGGTTTGGTGGGCCCCACTAACAAAGCAGAGGGTGAACACAGGGAGCCCCAGAGTCAAAAGTCACCTCATAAGCCACCCTTCTTTAATCACAGCTTTGAGATGCCCTATCACAGCCAGTACCTGAATCCCGTGTATTCTCCTGTTCCTGACAAAAGGCGGGCAAAGCATGAAAGCTTAGACGACCTTCAAGCCTCCACCTACTTTGGACCCACTCCAGTGATGGGAACCCAGGATTCCAGGCGCTGTCCAGGGAGGCCCAATAAACAGACACCATGGCCAGCCAAAAGCTGGAGCTTAAACACAGAGGAGGTCCCTGATTTTGAACGGTCCTTCTTCAACAGAAATCCCTCTGAAGAGAAGCTACGCTATCCAAATTCTGGTAGCCAGACTCCCAATTTCTCTGCCCCCGACAGGCACCCAGCTTATCTGGTGCCCAAGGATCAACCGCAGATCCTCCCCGTTGGCTATGCAGTGAAACCAAATGGACTCAAATCTAAAGAGATCTCATCCCCTGTGGACCTGGAGAAGCACGAAGCCGTTAAGAAGTTCAAGGACAAGAGCATCGGCTGCACCAGTGGGCAGCTCAGTTCGGACACCAGCAGTGTGGGCACGCAGACTGAGCAACATGCTCTGGAGCACAAAAAATGCAAAGACTTGTGCGGCTCTGGCCAGGGCAAGTACAGTGACAGGCATGCCATGAAGCACTCGGATGATGACTCAGAAGTCGTCAGCGACGACATCAGCGACATTTTCCGATTTCTTGATGACATGAGCATCAGTGGCTCCACAGGAGTGATCCAGTCATCCTGCTACAACAGCACTGGGTCCTTGTCTCAGCTTCATAAGTCAGACTGCGACAGTTCCCCCGAGCACAACCTCACCAAAATCTCCAATAGCGTCTCCAATAGCAAAGGAGACAAGTGTAACCGGCCGGAAACCATCCACCACTCAGAGGAAGAGCTGAAGACGAGCGTGTGCAAACTGGTGCTCAGGATCGGGGAGATCGAACGGAAACTGGAATCCCTGTCGGGTGTCCGTGAGGAAATCTCCCAGGTCCTGGGCAAACTGAATAGACTGGATCAGAAAATGCAGCAGCCGGAGAAGGTGAATGTGCAGATTGACCTGAACTCACTGACCAGCGAGGCTCCTTCGGATGACAGCGCCTCTCCGCGTGTGTTCCGGGCACACAGCAGCTCCCAGGGCCCCAAGCTGGAGGGCAACCCTGAGTGGTGCTGCTCCGATGCCAGTGGAAGCAACAGCGAGAGCCTACGAGTCAAGGCTCTGAAGAAAAGTCTCTTCACCAGGCCATCCTCCAGGTCCCTAACCGAGGAGAACAGCGCCACGGAGTCTAAAATCGCCAGCATTTCCAACTCTCCCAGAGACTGGCGAACCATCACCTACAACAACCGCATGGGCCTCGGGGAGCAGGAGATCAAAGACGCGGGCCCAGGGGAGAATAAGGACTGGCACCGGAAGTCCAAGGAG GCAGACAGGCAGTATGACATCCCTCCACAGCATCGGTTGCCCAAGCAGCCCAAAGATGGCTTCCTGGTAGAGCAAGTGTTCAGCCCTCACCCCTACCCTGCCTCCCTCAAGGCCCACATGAAGAGCAACCCTCTGTACACGGACATGCGGCTGACCGAGCTAGCCGAGGTCAAGCGGGGCCAGCCTTCCTGGACCATCGAGGACTACGCTCGGAACACCGGGGACAAGGGCAAGCTAACTGCTCTGGACTTGCAG ACACAGGAATCTTTAAACCCAAACAACTTAGAATACTGGATGGAAGACATTTACACTCCCGGCTATGACTCACTACTAAAGCGGAAGGAAGCTGAGTTCCGACGAGCCAAGGTCTGCAAGATAGCTGCTCTGATCGCCGCTGCTGCATGCACCGTTATTCTAGTCATCGTGGTGCCCATCTGCACAATGAAGTCGTGA